The sequence below is a genomic window from Flagellimonas marinaquae.
ATAAAACTACCTATTTTGGTTTTGCATCCATTGGCCTCAAATTTTGATGATTTGATCGCAAATCAATTGGAACCGAGCATCTATTCCATAAACATCCTGAACCAATTTCTGGACAGGGCAAAAGAAAAAAAACAAACGGATTATCCAATCCATATTAAATTCAATACCGGGCTGAACCGTTTAGGCTTTTCTGAAGCAGATGTTGATTCTATCGTAGAAAAGACCAAAGAGAACAGGTGCATAAAAATTAATTCTGTTTTTTCTCATTTGGTAGCCTCGGAAGATGTAAACGAACGAGTGTTCAGTTTAAAACAGATCAGCTCTTTCAAAAACATAAGCGATGCCATGACGGAAAAGTTGGGCTATGCCCCCATCCGCCATATGTTGAACACATCGGGAATCATCAATTATCCTGAAGCACAATTTGAGATGGTCCGTAGTGGAATTGGTCTTTATGGCTATGGCAATCAAGCAGAAGTGGATGCACAACTACAACCTGTGGCAACCTTAAAAACCATAATCTCTCAAATTCACGAAATTGGACTCGATCAATCCGTAGGCTATAATCGAGCATTTAAAGCAACCAGTGCGATTAAAAGTGCTACTTTGCCCATAGGGCATGCAGATGGTATTGGCCGTCAGTATGGAAAAGGCAAGGGATTTGTTACCATTAATGGGGAAAAGGCTCCTATAATCGGAAATGTGTGTATGGATATGATCATGGTAGATGTCACGAAAATTGACTGCCAAGAGGGAGATGAAGCCATAATTTTTGGTTCCGAAAAATCTGCTGAACAATTGGCCTCCATGGCCAACACGATTTCTTATGAAATTCTTACCGCTATTTCTCAAAGAGTAAAAAGAGAGGTCTTAAATCAATAATTTGTTTGTGTTTTTAACCAAATGGACGGCTTTTTTGCTTAATTTGTTTCTATATAACCAATACTTGACTATAAAATGGGATTTTTAAAAGAGTTTAAAGACTTTGCAATGAAAGGAAACCTGGTGGATATCGCCGTTGGTTTCGTTATGGGTGCTGCTTTTAAAGAAGTAGTGTCATCTTTTACCGGAGGAATTGTTTCTCCTTTGATCGGATTATTGTTCAACTCAGATTTCAACGATTTGAAATATGTGATCACTGAAGGCACACCAAATGATGCCGGAGAAATTGTAGGCGAAATTGCCGTATTGTACGGTTCGTTCTTAACCAATGTTATCGATTTTATTATCGTTGCATTTGTTATGTTCCTTATTGTAAAAGGCGTAAACAAAATGAAGAAAAAAGAGGAACCTGCGCCAGAAGCTCCGAAAGGACCGTCCCAAGAGGAACTCTTGGCCGAAATCCGCGATTTGTTGAAAAAATAAAAATCGTTGATGCTGAAAATAATTCAGCACTCCGCTACATCAAAATAACCTTTAAAAACCATCAATGTGTTTCGCTAATACATTGATGGTTGTTTTATTTATAACGTTTTGTTATTTTTTTATAAATGAAACTATATATGCTTGTTTAAACCGCTGACTGAATTACCTTTGCTACAAGAAATAGTTTTAAGATGAAAGTAGCAGTTGTTGGAGCCACCGGAATGGTAGGCGAAGTGATGTTGAAAGTATTGGAAGAGCGTAACTTCCCAATTTCAGAATTGTTGTTGGTTGCCTCGGAGCGTTCCGTTGGCAAAAAATTGACTTACAAAAACGAGGAGCATACCGTAATCGGCTTGGCAGATGCGGTAGCCGCTCGACCCGATATTGCCATTTTTTCGGCCGGTGGAGACACTTCGCTCGAATGGGCGCCCAAATTTGCAGAAGTCGGAACTACGGTTATCGATAACTCCTCAGCTTGGCGTATGGACCCCACCAAAAAATTGGTGGTACCAGAAATCAATGCCAGTGAATTGACCGCAGACGACAAAATCATAGCAAATCCCAACTGTTCCACCATTCAAATGGTGCTGGCTTTAGACCCTTTGCACAAAAAATACCAGATGAAACGTGTCGTAGTTTCCACCTATCAATCCGTTTCGGGAACAGGGGTCAAAGCTGTGGAACAAATGGAAAACGAAGCCGCGGGCATCGAAGGGGAAATGGCCTATCCCTACCCCATCAACCGAAACGCCTTGCCCCATTGCGACGTTTTCTTGGAAAACGGGTATACCAAAGAAGAGATGAAACTGGCTCGAGAGCCTCAAAAAATATTGGACGACCGCACCTTTTCCGTTACCGCGACTGCTGTACGTATTCCAACCGCTGGCGGGCACTCCGAATCCGTAAATGTAGAGTTTCACAACGACTTTGATTTGGCCGAAGTTCGAAAGCTCCTCAGTAAAACCCCCGGTATCGTAGTGCAGGACAATCCAGAAACAAACACTTACCCCATGCCTGTTTTTGCCAACGGGAAGGACGATGTTTTTGTTGGTAGAATTAGAAGGGACGAGACACAACCCAACACATTGAACATGTGGATCGTGGCGGACAACCTAAGAAAAGGGGCTGCAACCAATGCAGTGCAGATTGCGGAGTATTTGGTAAAGAACAATCTGGTTTCGAATACATCTGAACTAATTTCATAAATTTCGTTAAAGCATCGATTGCAGCCAATTGGTTTATGTCTTTTGTGGTATTTTTATCAGAATCAATCCGATAAAACATGAAAAACATTAGTCTGTTGGCTGCTTTGGTTTTGTTTGCAGCCTGCCAAGAAACTACAAAACAAAGAGAACCTATTACCGTGACCTACCCCACTACCAAAAAAGTTGATACCGTAGATAATTACTTCGGTACAGAAGTTCCCGACCCATATCGTTGGTTGGAGGATGATCGCAGCGAAGAAACCGAAGCATGGGTAAAACAGCAAAATGCCACGACTTTTGGTTATTTGGATAAAATTCCATTCCGCAAGGATCTTAAAAACCGACTGGAAAAACTTTGGAACTACGAAAAAGTAGGCTCCCCATTCAAAGAAGGAGATTATACCTATTACTACAAAAACAACGGTCTACAGAACCAATATGTGGTTTACCGTAAAAAAGACGATGGTAAAGAAGAGGTCTTTTTGGACCCTAACACTTTTTCCGAGGATGGTACTACATCTTTAATGGGCCTAAGTTTTACCAAAGACGGTTCCAAAGCCGCCTACCTTATTTCCGAAGGAGGGAGCGATTGGCGCAAGGGCATTGTGATCAATGCCGAATCCATGGAAATAGTTGAGGATACCTTGGTGGATATCAAGTTCAGTGGAATTTCGTGGAAAGGAAACGATGGTTTCTTTTACTCCAGCTACGACAAGCCCGAAGGAAGCGAGCTTTCAGCAAAAACGGACCAACACAAATTGTATTACCACAAATTGGGAACACCACAATCTGAAGATAAGATCATATTTGGTGGAACTGATGAGGAAAAACACCGTTACGTAGGCGGTTATGTTTCGGAAGATCAGAAGTATTTGTTCATTTCCGCTTCGGTATCAACATCGGGCAATAAATTGTTTCTGATGGACCTCTCCCAAGATAATCCTGAACTAGTGACTATTTTGGACGACACTGATTCCGATACTTATGTTATCGAAAACGAAGGGTCAAAACTCTATTTGGTAACCAACCGTGAGGCTCCCAACAAAAAGGTGGTCGTTGTAGATGCATCCAACCCTACTCCCGATAATTGGAAAGACCTTATCCCAGAAACAGAAAATGTTTTGACCGCAGGAACCGGAGGAGGATATTTCTTTACCGAATACATGGTAGACGCCATTTCCAAAGTACTCCAATACGATTATGACGGAAAATTAATCCGAGAAGTTGAGCTGCCAGGCGTAGGAAGCGCAGGTGGGTTTGGCGGCAAAAAGGAGGACAAGGAATTTTATTTCTCCTTTACCAATTACAATACACCTGGATCCACTTACAAATACAATGTGGAAACTGGGGAGTACGAGCAATATTGGAAGCCTCAGATTGATTTTGATCCGGACAACTACGAATCAAAACAAGTTTTCTACAACTCCAAGGACGGCACTAAAGTGCCTATGATCATTACCTATAAAAAAGGAACGGAACTTAACGGAAAAAACCCGACCATCCTATACGGCTATGGCGGTTTTAATGTGAGCCTTACACCCTCTTTCAGCATAGTAAATGCTGTTTGGATGGAGCAAGGCGGCGTGTATGCCGTTCCCAACCTAAGAGGAGGTGGGGAGTACGGCAAAAAATGGCACGATGCGGGCACCAAGCTTCAAAAACAGAATGTGTTCGATGACTTCATCGCCGCTGCCGAATATTTGATCGAAAACAAATACACCTCAAAAGAATATTTGGCCATCCGTGGAGGATCTAATGGTGGTCTTTTGGTGGGTGCAACCATGACCCAGCGACCCGATCTAATGCAAGTGGCTTTGCCTGCCGTAGGTGTAATGGACATGTTACGCTATCACACGTTTACTGCTGGTGCAGGATGGGCCTACGATTATGGAACTTCCGAGGATAACGAAGAAATGTTCAACTACATTAAAGGATATTCTCCCGTGCACAACGTAAAAGAAGGTACTGCCTACCCAGCTACTTTGGTCACTACAGGAGATCACGATGATCGCGTGGTTCCAGCGCACAGTTTTAAATTTGCTGCCGAATTACAGGAAAAACAAGCCGGAGACCAACCTACTTTGATCCGAATCGAGACCAATGCAGGACATGGAGCGGGCACCCCGGTAAGCAAGACCATTGAACAGTATGCCGACATCTTCGGGTTTACGCTGTTCAATATGGGATTTGATGAATTGCCCAACCAAGCAGTGCTCAAAGAGTTTAAAGATTGACATATTATAGGCTGTTCAGAAAGTAACTTAAAACGTCATTCTGAATTTATTTCAGAATCTTATACATTAAAAACAACATAATGTGAGAACCTGAAACAAGTTCAGGTTGACAAACATAGCTTCTGAACAGCTTTTTACACGTTTATGCTAAAAGTTCAAATAAATTCTTTCGGTTATAAAAACCGGGCCATTTTAAAGGATATTGCTTTTGACGTTGCTCCAGGGGAGCATGTGGCCTTAATGGGCGAAAGCGGCTCTGGAAAAAGCACCTTGCTGAAAATCATCTACGGGCTGCTCCATGTAGAAGAAGGCTCTGTTTTTTGGGGCGAAAAAGAAGCTCTTGGACCCAATTTTAATCTGGTTCCCGGAGAGCCATACATGAAATATTTGGCCCAAGATTTTGATTTGATGCCATTCATCTCCGTAGAAGAAAATATAGGTCAGTTCCTTTCTGTTTTTGAGCGGGAAACACACGAGGAAAGAATCAACGAATTGTTGGAGCTTATCGAAATGATGCCATATGCCAAGACCAAAGTAAAATTTCTCAGTGGAGGCCAACAGCAGCGTGTGGCACTTGCCCGGGTATTGGCGCAAGAACCAGAAGTCTTGCTTTTGGACGAACCTTTTGGCCATATCGATAACTTTAAGCGCAGTTCCCTTAGGAGAAATCTTTTTTTATACCTAAAAAAACAAGGCATTACCGTACTTACGGCAAGCCACGACCCCAGTGATGTACTTCCCTTCGCTGAGCGCACCCTTATCTTGGAAAACGGTACAATAATCGCCAATGAAAACACCAAAGACCTGTACAACAATCCACCCAATTATTACACAGCCTCTTTGTTCGGACAAGTGAACCAAGTGCCCATGAAGTTATTGAAATCTTATTCCGAAATCGATAAATCGGTGTTGGTCTATCCACACGAATTCAAATTTTCCGATTCTTCGGGCCTACAAGTGGAGGTAAGACAAAGTTTTTTTAGTGGCGGCCATTACCTGAATGAAGGAACAGCTATAGATGGAACCATCATTTTCTTCAACTCCGAGAAAAAACAGGAGGAAGGAACAACCATTTTTCTTAATGTATCTTTGAAGACCATTAACAAAAGGCTTCAGGTTGGACAAAAAACAAATTCATAGGGAACTTCAGTTCAAGGCCATGCGAAGCAGTGGTGCCGGTGGGCAACACGTAAACAAAGTTTCTTCGAAAGTGGAACTCACTTTTAATATTTCTACTTCGCAAGGACTATCCGATAGGGAAAAACAACGGATACTTCTTAAACTACAATCCCGACTTACCCAAGATAGCGCTTTAATTTTGCAATGCGACGAAGCTCGCAGTCAACACCGCAACAAAGACCTTGTAGTCAAACGTTTTTTCGACATTCTAAAAAATGCATTGATAATCCCTAAAAAGCGAAAAGCGACCAAACCCACCAAAACTTCTAAAGAAAAACGGTTAAAGTCCAAAAAGAAAACCGCAGAGAAAAAGATATCCCGTAAGCGTCCCGATTTGGGAAACTGATAATTTTTCAGTTATTAACTCACAGAATTACCAACCCTTCAAAAAAAACATCTGTGATAAATTGATATCATATCCATTTAATTTCCTCAATACAAATGCTTAAATTTCAAGCATATTAAACTAATTCATAAAATGATTTCTAAAACTAAAAGCTTAAAAACACTACTGTACTCCACCGTTTTGTTTTTGTTCTGTGCTGCATTTTCAATAGCCCAGAATGTTCCCAAACCAGAAGATGTATTTGGATTTAAATTAGGTGCCGATTATAAATTGGCTGATTATTCACAGATCGAAGATTACTTGATGAAGCTGGACAATGCTTCCAGCAGGGTAAAAATGCAAGAGATCGGTGAGACTGTTTTAGGTCGCAAAATGTATATTGTTTTTGTTTCCTCGGAAGAAAACTTGGCACAGTTGGATAAATGGAAGGATATCAGCACCAAATTGGCGCGCGTGCAAGTGGGCGAACAAGAAGCCGTAAAATTGTCCGAAGAAGGAAAAGCCATTGTTTGGGTGGATGGCGGTATCCACTCTACGGAACTGGCAGGTACACAAGTTACTCCGGAAATGGCATACACCTTGGCCACTTCCGAAACAGAGGAAATGAAAAAGATAAGGAATAATGTGATTACCATTATTATGCCCAATATGAACCCCGATGGTCTGGATATCGTCGCTGATTGGTACCGTAAAAACTTGGGGACACCTTACGAAACATCTCGCCCCCCGATTCTTTACCACTATTATATGGGGCACGACAATAACCGTGATTGGTTTATGAACAACCTACCGGAAACCTACAATGTTACCAAAATACTGTACAACGAGTGGTACCCGCAGATTGTTTTTAATCATCATCAGACTTCACCATCTTGGACCAAGATTTCCATTCCTCCCTATGCCGACCCAGTAAACCCAAGAATACATCCGGCAATTACATCAGGAGTAAGCGAAGTTGGTTCTGCCATGTCCAAACGTTTTTCTTTGGAAAATATGCCCGGAGCCATTGCCGATAACTTTTATACAATGTTCTGGAACGGTGGAGCACGTACCGTGCCCTATTACCATAATATGATCGGTATTTTGACCGAAACAGGGCATGCCTCCCCCACACCACGATATTACGACCCTGAGAAATTGCCCAAGACCGTAGCCGGAGGAACACCTACCGATGGCACCGACATTATGTACCCAGACCCATGGAAAGGTGGAGAGTCCCATTTTAGGGATGCTGTTGATTATATGTTGACCGCAACATGGGCTACTTTGGACCTTGCTGCCGACCGTAAGAGCAACTACCTGTACAACATCTACAAAATGGGTAAATCTTCTGTCGATAAAGGCAAAACAGAAGGTCTGTATGCTTACATTATCGGTAAAGAACAATGGGATTCCTTTGAGGCCGTAAATTTGGTAAATGTTTTGCTCAGAGGCGGAATCGAAGTCCAAAGAGCCACCAAGGATTTTACGGTGAACGGTGTAGAATACGAAAAAGGTTCTTACTTAATCTATACCGCACAGGCGTTTAGACCGTACTTGCTAGACCTCATGGAAAAGCAAAACTACCCCACCCGCTTTCAATATCCGGGCGGTCCTCCGGACACCCCTTATGATTTGGCAGGATGGACATTGCCCATGCAAATGGGAATTGAGGTCGCTAAAATAGAAAAGCCTTTTAAAGCACCTACCGAAAAAGTATCGGGCTTGGTTAACTATTACGAAGGTACCTTAAACCGAAATGGTTCCTTCGGATATGCACTTAACGTAAACACCAATGCCTCCGTAATCGCAACAAACAAAATACTAAAGGCAGGAGGTACGGCACACAAGAGCATGACCGAGTTCAAAGCGGGCAAGAAAACCTTTCCGGCAGGATCCTACATTGTTTCTGGAGATAAGGAATTGATGGAATCACTAGCAGATGAATTCGGATTGGAATTCACTGGACTGTCCGCAAAACCAGAAGTACAACTCAAAAAAATCCATTTGCCCAAAGTAGGTTTGTACAAGTCTTGGGTGGCCAATATGGATGAAGGTTGGACACGCTTTATCATGGACGAATATGAGTTTGATATGGATACCTTGCACGATGCCGACATAAAAACCAAGGATTTATCGCAGTATGATGCCATTATTATCCCATCGCAAAGAGCAAGCTCCATTTTGCACGGACACAATACAATGAGCATGCCCGAGAAATTCACGGGAGGAATTGGGCTTAAAGGAACATTGGCGTTGAGCAACTATGTTGAGGAAGGCGGAACCTTGATTGCTTTTGATGCCGCCAGTGATTTTGTGATAGAACAATTTGGTTTGCCATTGCGCGATGCCGTAAAAGGCGCCGACAACAACGATTTCTTTATTCCCGGCTCCTTGATCAAGGCCGGAGTGGATACTTCTCATCCGTTGGCCTTCGGTATGAAGGACACCGTTGCCGTTTCCTTTAACAGGAGCAGGGCCTTTACCATAAACAAACAGAGAAAAACGGGCGAAGGCGGAAAAGAGGACATTAAAGATGCCCCTGCCCCCGAAGTCGAAGTTATTGTTAACTATGCTGCAAAAGATCTGTTGATGAGCGGCTGGGCCATGGGCGAAGATCGCTATATAGCAAAAAAGCCGGCAATGGTAAAAGCCAAGTACGGAAAAGGTGCGGCCATCTTGTTTGCCTTCCGTCCGCAATTTAGGGCACAGCCACGCGGCACTTACAAATTGATTTTTAATGCGATTTATGAAGGTGCTTCAGAGTAGAAGAGCATCTTAATGTATAAAGGAAAACCGCATCAAATTGATGCGGTTTTTTTTCTTGTAAAGAATGTGAAACCTATCGTTCTGTATGGGTTTCAGATTGATGAAAATCCATGATATCCTCTCACTTAAACAAAATCGCCACGGCACCAATCGCGGTTACGATCAAAATAAAGCGTTTGTAATTTTTTTCGTTGATCTTCTTCACCAAAAAAACACCTAAGATCAAACCGCCTCCAATTGCCGGCAATAATCTCAAATTAATCAATAGGCTATCTGCCGAGATTGTTTTCCAAACAAAAACATGAAAAGGCAGTTTAAACAGGTTGGTAATAAAAAACAGCCATGCCGCCGTGCCCACAAATTCATTTTTTGGCAATCGCATGGCCAAAAAGAAAATATTGGTAAATGCTCCCGCCAAATTCCCAATCATGGTGCAAATCCCCGCCAAAACGCCCATGGAGCCGGAAAACAACCAATGGGTAGGGACCTTTTTGGACTTCCTGCGATCCCACCAGATCAGCATCCCCAAACTAATAAATATCACTACCACCATGCCCCATTTAAATTCGCGCTCTGGCAGATCTTTTCCAATAAATACCCCGGCCAAGATCCCCAAGATCATCCATGGAATAAATTTTATAATGTATTTCCATTGGGTATGCCGGTTGTAATAGACCACGGCAAAAACATCGCCCACGATCAACAAGGGAATAAAGAGCCCCGTAGATGCACGCGAACCGAAAGCCAATGCCATAAGGGTTACATTAAAAATGGACATCCCTTTAAGTCCGGCCTTGGAAACACCCATTAAAAAAGCCGCTGTAGCGGCCATGGCCCAAGCAGTAACAGATATATCGGAAAAAGCAGAGAGAAGCATGTAGCATTTTTAGAGGTACACAAAAGTAACCCAAAAAAGCTATCTTTAACTCCAGCCAAACCAAGCAAATGAAACTAGAACTTTTAGATTACATCATCATTTTTGGGTTTTTTGCCCTTGTTCTCTTTATTGGAATATACGTATCCAAAACATCTGGCAAAAACACGGCTGAGTACTTTTTATCGGGGCGCAGCATGCCTTGGTGGCTTTTAGGGTTCTCGATGGTGGCTACCACTTTCTCTACCGACACCCCCAACCTGGTAACGGATTTTGTACGGACGGACGGTGTATCCGGAAACTGGGGCTGGTGGGCCTTTTTACTTACCGGCCTGCTCACGGTTTTTGTATATGCCAAACTATGGAGAAAATCCAATGTCGCTACCGATATGGAGTTTTATGACCTTAGATATGGAGGAAAACCTGCTCATTTCTTAAGAGGGTTCCGGTCTTTATATCTTGGTGTGGTCTTTAATGTAATGGCCATGTCGGCCGTAACCTTGGCCGCTATCAAAATTGGGCAGGTAATGCTCGGTCTGGAACCTGTTGAAACCGTTCTTATCGGTGGCACCGTAACTGTGGTCTTTAGTGCCATTGGAGGGTTTAGAGGTGTGGTCTACACAGATTTCATTCTGTTTTTTGTTGCTATGGGCGGTGCCATTGGAGCCGCGGTATATTTGGTGAATATGCCAGAAGTTGGTGGGCTGGACAATATTTTGGCCAATACACAGGTACAGGAAAAAATGTCGATACTTCCCGATTTTTCGGATACCGATGCTTTGATAAGTTTATTGATCATACCCCTAGCGGTCCAATGGTGGAGTGCTTGGTACCCCGGCGGTGAACCTGGCGGAGGCGGTTATATTGCACAACGTATGCTGGCCGCAAAAAATGAAAACCATGCCATTGGAGCAACCTTTTTCTTCAACATTTTGCATTATGCCCTTAGACCCTGGCCATGGATATTGGTAGCATTGGCGTCTATTGTTGTATTTCCGGATTTGGAAAGTATCCGGCAAGCCTTTCCCGATGTGCCGGAAAACATCCTCAAAAATGATCTGGCCTACTCTGCCATGCTTACCATGCTGCCCACAGGACTATTGGGACTGGTATTGGCATCGTTGGGAGCGGCATATATGTCAACCATCTCCACCCACCTTAATTGGGGATCCTCTTATATTGTGAATGATTTTTACAAACAGCAGGTCAACAAAAAAGCTTCCGAAAAAGAGTTGGTTAATGTGGGACGGATTTCCACGGTCGTCCTGATGGTCCTGAGCAGTCTATTCGCTTTGGAACTTAGCAATGCGACCCAGCTATTCGATATAATCATTATGTTCGGGGCAGGTACTGGACTTATCTTTTTATTGAGATGGTTCTGGTGGCGAATAAATGCGTGGAGCGAAATAGTGGCAATGTTCTCATCCGGAATTATTTCAATAGTATTCTGGCAATATGAAGATGTCCTCTTTTTATCAGACGGGGCTCCTTTCCCCACATGGAGCAAATTTCCACTGGTTGTTCTTATTACCACTATTTTATGGTTAGCCACTACATTTTTGACCAAACCAGAAGAAAACAAAGTGCTCTACCGTTTCTACAAAACCACAAAACCTGGTGGCCCAGGATGGAAAAAGCTTCATGAAGAAGCTAAGGCCGAAGGCATTTCTTTGGATGATGAAAATGTGAAATGGAGCGTCCCATCCGGTGTTTTGGCCATGATCGTTGGTTGTATTTTGGTTTATGGTTGTCTTTTTGCTACCGGAAATTGGATCTACGGCAATTATCCTTTGGCCATGGGGCTCAGTATCTTGGTATTGGTAGCCACATTCATACTTTTGAGAATTTGGCGGGGAATGAAAAATGTATTCTAATCGACTTAGTCTCGCAGTTCCAATAACCTCGAAACATACTTTCCGACCACATCAAACTCCAAGTTTACGGTAGAACCTACTTTGTAGGCATGAAATCGGGTGTGTTCGTAAGTGTAGGGTATAATTGCGACACTAAAGCTGTTCTTCTGTGAGTTTACCACTGTTAAACTTACACCGTCCACGGTAATGGATCCTTTTTCTATGGTCACATTGTTTACATGGGGATTGTACTCAAAAGTGTAGATCCAGCTTCCGTCTTTTTGATCAATGGATTGGCAAACGGCCGTTTGATCTACGTGGCCCTGCACAATATGACCGTCCAATCGGGCGCCCAACACCATAGCTCGCTCTAAATTTACCTCATCGCCAACTTTTAACTCGCCCAAATTGGTTTTGCTCAAGGTTTCCTCGATTGCCGTTACGGTATAATTATCCCCGTCCAAGGACACTACGGTGAGGCAGACCCCATTGTGCGAAACGCTTTGGTCTATCTTCAACTCCGAGGTAATCTCGGCCCTAACGGTAATATGGAGATTTCCCCCATCTTTTTCTATCTTTTCAACCTTACCCAAAGTCTCAATGATCCCTGTGAACATGTGTATTATTAATTGACTAGTTTTGTAATGCAAAAGTAGCCATAACAGCGTTCATTTTATGAAGGAAAATCAAAAAATAAAGTTAGGGATCTCTATTGGGGACATTAATGGAATTGGGTGCGAAGTGGCACTAAAAACGTTTGAAGACCCTCGTATGTTGGACTTTTGTACGCCGGTATTCTTTGCGTCCAATAAAACTATTTCACAACAGATCAAAGATTTGGGCCTTAACATAAAATTCAATGGTGTTAGGGATGCCGATCAAGCACTGGAAGGCAAAATCAACATAGTAAATGTTTGGAAAGAGATGCCGAACATTGCCTATGGGGAGGCCACAAAGCAAGGGGGCGATTATGCCATACGCTCCCTACGAGCGGCCGTTGCTGCTTTGAAAGAGGATAAAATCGATGTGTTGGTAACGGCGCCCATCAACAAAAACAACATACAATCGGAGGACTTTAATTTCCCCGGCCATACGGACTTCCTTGCCCAAGAACTTAAAGGTGAAAGCTTAATGTTTATGGTAACCAACGAGTTGCGCGTTGGTTTGTTAACCGACCACATCGCCGTTAAAGATGTGGCCAAAACCATTACGCCTAAATTAATCCGTAACAAAATTGCCATTATGGAGAAATCCTTAAAAATGGATTTTGGGATTCGACGGCCCAAGATTGCAATGTTGGGAATCAATCCGCATTCCGGAGACAACGGGACCATAGGTGAAGAAGATGATAAAGTACTTAAGCCCACAATACAAGAACTTTTTAACAAAGGTACTTTGGTTTATGGCCCTTATTCCGCAGATAGCTTTTTTGGCTCCGATAACCATAAGGGGTTTGATGCCGTTTTGGCAGCCTATCACGACCAAGGTTTGATCCCTTTTAAGACGCTTTCCTTTGGAAAGGGAGTAAATTACACGGCCGGATTGGATAAGGTAAGGACTTCTCCCGACCATGGAACTGCCTATGAAATAGCAGGAAAAGGAATGGCCGACGAAAGCTCTTTTAAAGAGGCGGTATTTACTGGAATCCAAGTGTTTAAAAACAGGACCGAATACTTGGACTTGCACAAAAACCCGTTGCAAAAACAAAAAATGAAGCGTGGCAATTAAAAAGTTAGAAGCAATTTGGATATTTGTTGTTGTAAGAATTGCAGTTTTGTAAATTAGTAGTATCTTTGCACCCGCCTTT
It includes:
- the arfB gene encoding alternative ribosome rescue aminoacyl-tRNA hydrolase ArfB, with the protein product MDKKQIHRELQFKAMRSSGAGGQHVNKVSSKVELTFNISTSQGLSDREKQRILLKLQSRLTQDSALILQCDEARSQHRNKDLVVKRFFDILKNALIIPKKRKATKPTKTSKEKRLKSKKKTAEKKISRKRPDLGN
- a CDS encoding aspartate-semialdehyde dehydrogenase — protein: MKVAVVGATGMVGEVMLKVLEERNFPISELLLVASERSVGKKLTYKNEEHTVIGLADAVAARPDIAIFSAGGDTSLEWAPKFAEVGTTVIDNSSAWRMDPTKKLVVPEINASELTADDKIIANPNCSTIQMVLALDPLHKKYQMKRVVVSTYQSVSGTGVKAVEQMENEAAGIEGEMAYPYPINRNALPHCDVFLENGYTKEEMKLAREPQKILDDRTFSVTATAVRIPTAGGHSESVNVEFHNDFDLAEVRKLLSKTPGIVVQDNPETNTYPMPVFANGKDDVFVGRIRRDETQPNTLNMWIVADNLRKGAATNAVQIAEYLVKNNLVSNTSELIS
- a CDS encoding prolyl oligopeptidase family serine peptidase; this translates as MKNISLLAALVLFAACQETTKQREPITVTYPTTKKVDTVDNYFGTEVPDPYRWLEDDRSEETEAWVKQQNATTFGYLDKIPFRKDLKNRLEKLWNYEKVGSPFKEGDYTYYYKNNGLQNQYVVYRKKDDGKEEVFLDPNTFSEDGTTSLMGLSFTKDGSKAAYLISEGGSDWRKGIVINAESMEIVEDTLVDIKFSGISWKGNDGFFYSSYDKPEGSELSAKTDQHKLYYHKLGTPQSEDKIIFGGTDEEKHRYVGGYVSEDQKYLFISASVSTSGNKLFLMDLSQDNPELVTILDDTDSDTYVIENEGSKLYLVTNREAPNKKVVVVDASNPTPDNWKDLIPETENVLTAGTGGGYFFTEYMVDAISKVLQYDYDGKLIREVELPGVGSAGGFGGKKEDKEFYFSFTNYNTPGSTYKYNVETGEYEQYWKPQIDFDPDNYESKQVFYNSKDGTKVPMIITYKKGTELNGKNPTILYGYGGFNVSLTPSFSIVNAVWMEQGGVYAVPNLRGGGEYGKKWHDAGTKLQKQNVFDDFIAAAEYLIENKYTSKEYLAIRGGSNGGLLVGATMTQRPDLMQVALPAVGVMDMLRYHTFTAGAGWAYDYGTSEDNEEMFNYIKGYSPVHNVKEGTAYPATLVTTGDHDDRVVPAHSFKFAAELQEKQAGDQPTLIRIETNAGHGAGTPVSKTIEQYADIFGFTLFNMGFDELPNQAVLKEFKD
- a CDS encoding sulfate/molybdate ABC transporter ATP-binding protein, with the translated sequence MLKVQINSFGYKNRAILKDIAFDVAPGEHVALMGESGSGKSTLLKIIYGLLHVEEGSVFWGEKEALGPNFNLVPGEPYMKYLAQDFDLMPFISVEENIGQFLSVFERETHEERINELLELIEMMPYAKTKVKFLSGGQQQRVALARVLAQEPEVLLLDEPFGHIDNFKRSSLRRNLFLYLKKQGITVLTASHDPSDVLPFAERTLILENGTIIANENTKDLYNNPPNYYTASLFGQVNQVPMKLLKSYSEIDKSVLVYPHEFKFSDSSGLQVEVRQSFFSGGHYLNEGTAIDGTIIFFNSEKKQEEGTTIFLNVSLKTINKRLQVGQKTNS
- the alr gene encoding alanine racemase is translated as MSKVGETTLVLDLLALTHNYNVLRSKIDPDTKFLGVVKAFAYGSDMVAIAQKLEELGADYLAVAYVSEGVLLRESGIKLPILVLHPLASNFDDLIANQLEPSIYSINILNQFLDRAKEKKQTDYPIHIKFNTGLNRLGFSEADVDSIVEKTKENRCIKINSVFSHLVASEDVNERVFSLKQISSFKNISDAMTEKLGYAPIRHMLNTSGIINYPEAQFEMVRSGIGLYGYGNQAEVDAQLQPVATLKTIISQIHEIGLDQSVGYNRAFKATSAIKSATLPIGHADGIGRQYGKGKGFVTINGEKAPIIGNVCMDMIMVDVTKIDCQEGDEAIIFGSEKSAEQLASMANTISYEILTAISQRVKREVLNQ
- the mscL gene encoding large-conductance mechanosensitive channel protein MscL, which codes for MGFLKEFKDFAMKGNLVDIAVGFVMGAAFKEVVSSFTGGIVSPLIGLLFNSDFNDLKYVITEGTPNDAGEIVGEIAVLYGSFLTNVIDFIIVAFVMFLIVKGVNKMKKKEEPAPEAPKGPSQEELLAEIRDLLKK